In Ramlibacter sp., the sequence CAATGCGACCATTCGCGAGAACCTGATTGGTACGCTCGAAGAGCTGACATGCATCAAGGCGGTGGGTTTCTCGGAAACGGAAGACGAGGGGCGCGAATGGCTGACCCGCAGTGGCCAGCCCTGGGAACTGGCCATCGTGGACCTCTTCTTGAAGCAGGGCAGCGGGCTGGGTGTGCTGGAAGCCTGCCGCTCGCGCCAGCCGGGCCAGAAACTGGTGGTGCTGAGCAACTACGCCACTGCCGACATGCGCAAGCGATGCGCGCAACTTGGCGCCGACGCGGTCTTTGACAAATCCAACGAGATCGATGCGCTGGTCGATTACTGCATCGACCAGTGCCGCGTCGCGGATTAATCGATCAGCTTGTTCTTGAGCGCGTAATACGTGAGGTCACTGTTCGATGCCAGGCTCATTTTTTCCATCAGGCGCGTGCGATA encodes:
- a CDS encoding response regulator produces the protein MPQLRTYIVEDNATIRENLIGTLEELTCIKAVGFSETEDEGREWLTRSGQPWELAIVDLFLKQGSGLGVLEACRSRQPGQKLVVLSNYATADMRKRCAQLGADAVFDKSNEIDALVDYCIDQCRVAD